In Quercus robur chromosome 11, dhQueRobu3.1, whole genome shotgun sequence, the following proteins share a genomic window:
- the LOC126706327 gene encoding putative disease resistance protein At1g50180 isoform X1: protein MAEAVVSGVVTRIGDLLVQEQKLLSGLGNQVERLQIELNLMQGFLKDADVRQDESESVRLCVAKIRDLVYDVDDIIGMYIFKASSERGGLIQKILKRCGCILYEGISVHKAGSLISNITAKIYSLKCILQNCGIRRSIIRVGGPNFLEESQRETYSHPEHEVVGLEDNVKELVEFLLKEEEGNRVASICGMGGLGKTTLARMVYNHPKVKQHFDCTAWVYISQHFQRRHVWEQILLSLQSLSREERDEIPPLTDAELADKLCQVQRERKCLVVLDDIWSVESWNVICDAFRWKDANSKILLTSRNMDVISHIDPKGFMHRLPLLNLEKSRVLFEKMAISWRQDSEIKFRMINLGREMVEYCGGLPLAITTLGGLLAVKQTEEEWEDVLKNVKSFLYVQDLRITTCLALSYNDLPGHLKLCFLYLGHFPEDFEIPTKELIRMWMGEGFISQSQHEEGREDTMEDVGERYFRELVQRSMVQVGKIGSLGRIKTCRIHDLMRDFCVSKAQNENFLQIMNIHSMEASEMHHEKIRRLAIIWKQHDLDPLLPLMLSKNYHFLRSLLCFQPHVLDSVTSMFKNFKLLSVLNLENCSTYSGDLPEDIGCLNLLKFFSLKNSNIRSLPSSLGNLKLLQTVDVRCWEYNFPVKVPNVFKKMVQLRHLYLPKEYRVNEKLELADLCCLLTLVNVELKTIQMSTSFKFSRLQVLGMQVQTDNNEWANDAIQILISSCPRVYKLNLYFSIKKLPEASQFSPKLAKLTLNGSLLEEDPMTMLEKLPNLKVLCLFNNAFAGKNMVCSERGFPLLQFLVVSELKNLEEWQVEEGAMPNLHHLKIENCSRLKTIPDGLRFITNLQELEIKCMPQPFEDMLSDKFKHVGVLVFQGGNDKHY from the exons ATGGCTGAGGCTGTTGTTTCGGGTGTCGTGACAAGGATAGGTGACTTACTCgtacaagaacaaaaattattgtcCGGGCTGGGTAACCAAGTTGAGCGGCTACAAATTGAGCTCAATCTGATGCAAGGCTTTTTAAAAGATGCAGATGTGAGGCAAGATGAATCAGAGAGTGTAAGACTGTGTGTTGCTAAAATAAGAGATCTTGTTTATGATGTCGATGATATCATTGGGATGTATATCTTCAAAGCTTCTTCCGAGAGGGGAGGACTCATACAAAAAATCCTCAAGAGGTGTGGTTGCATCTTGTATGAAGGAATTTCAGTCCACAAGGCTGGGTCATTAATTTCAAATATCACAGCAAAAATTTATAGTTTGAAATGCATTTTGCAAAACTGTGGGATAAGAAGATCAATAATAAGAGTAGGTGGGCCGAATTTTTTGGAAGAGAGTCAAAGGGAAACTTATTCTCATCCTGAACATGAAGTTGTTGGGCTTGAAGATAATGTAAAAGAATTGGTAGAGTTTTTGCTGAAAGAAGAGGAAGGCAATAGAGTTGCTTCCATATGTGGTATGGGTGGTCTGGGAAAGACCACTCTCGCCAGGATGGTTTATAATCACCCAAAAGTCAAGCAACACTTTGACTGCACCGCTTGGGTGTACATCTCACAGCACTTTCAAAGAAGACATGTTTGGGAACAAATTCTATTGAGCCTTCAGTCTCTATCAAGAGAGGAAAGGGATGAAATTCCACCATTGACAGATGCAGAGCTCGCTGATAAACTTTGTCAAGTTCAAAGGGAGCGAAAGTGTTTGGTTGTCCTAGATGATATATGGAGTGTTGAGAGTTGGAACGTTATATGTGATGCCTTTCGTTGGAAGGATGCTAATAGCAAAATATTGTTGACCTCCCGTAATATGGATGTGATTTCGCATATAGATCCCAAAGGTTTCATGCATAGACTGCCGCTTTTAAATCTTGAAAAGAGTCGGGTTTTGTTTGAGAAGATGGCAATATCTTGGAGACAAG ACTCTGAAATAAAGTTTAGGATGATCAATTTAGGGAGGGAAATGGTTGAATATTGTGGGGGTTTACCCCTTGCTATCACGACATTAGGAGGCCTTTTAGCTGTTAAGCAGACTGAAGAAGAATGGGAGGATGTGCTTAAAAATGTTAAATCATTCCTCTATGTGCAAGACCTACGAATCACCACATGCTTGGCTTTAAGTTATAATGATTTGCCTGGTCACTTGAAATTATGCTTTCTATATCTAGGTCATTTTCCAGAAGATTTTGAGATACCAACAAAGGAATTGATTCGGATGTGGATGGGAGAAGGTTTTATATCGCAAAGTCAGCAcgaagaaggaagagaggatACAATGGAGGATGTGGGAGAGCGATATTTCAGGGAACTAGTACAGAGGAGTATGGTACAGGTGGGAAAAATTGGCTCACTTGGAAGGATCAAAACTTGTCGAATCCATGATCTTATGCGAGACTTTTGCGTATCAAAAgcccaaaatgaaaattttctccAAATCATGAATATTCATTCCATGGAAGCAAGTGAAATGCATCATGAAAAAATTCGAAGACTTGCTATTATTTGGAAGCAACATGATCTCGATCCATTGCTTCCCTTGATGTTATCCAAGAACTATCACTTCCTTAGGTCTCTTTTATGCTTTCAACCTCATGTTTTAGACAGTGTTACATCTATGTTCAAGAACTTCAAATTGCTTAGTGTCTTAAATCTAGAGAATTGTTCCACCTATTCTGGAGACTTACCTGAAGACATTGGATGTCTCAACCTCTTGAAATTCTTCTCTCTGAAAAATAGCAATATACGTAGCTTGCCCTCATCTCTAGGAAATTTGAAGTTGTTGCAGACGGTAGATGTGCGATGTTGGGAATACAATTTCCCTGTGAAAGTTCCAAATGTGTTTAAGAAGATGGTACAGTTAAGGCATCTTTATCTACCCAAAGAGTATAGGGTAAATGAGAAATTGGAACTAGCTGATCTTTGTTGTTTGCTGACATTGGTGAATGTTGAGCTCAAAACCATCCAAATGTCCACAAGTTTCAAATTCAGCCGTCTTCAGGTCCTTGGCATGCAGGTGCAGACTGATAATAATGAATGGGCCAATGATGCAATACAAATACTAATATCAAGTTGTCCTCGTGTATATAAGCTAAATCTATATTTCTCAATAAAGAAGCTTCCAGAAGCTTCCCAATTCTCTCCAAAACTTGCCAAGTTGACCTTAAATGGGTCTCTACTTGAAGAAGACCCGATGACAATGTTAGAGAAATTGCCCAACTTAAAAGTCCTCTGTCTTTTTAATAACGCTTTTGCAGGGAAGAATATGGTCTGTTCTGAACGAGGATTTCCTTTACTTCAATTTCTTGTAGTTTCTGAATTAAAAAACCTAGAGGAGTGGCAGGTGGAGGAAGGAGCCATGCCCAATCTCCatcatttgaaaattgaaaattgcagTAGGTTGAAGACGATTCCAGATGGACTGAGATTCATCACAAACCTCCAGGAATTGGAGATCAAATGCATGCCACAGCCATTCGAAGATATGCTTTCTGACAAATTCAAACATGTCGGTGTCCTTGTATTTCAAGGCGGTAATGATAAGCATTATTAG